A stretch of the Pirellulales bacterium genome encodes the following:
- a CDS encoding glucoamylase family protein yields MRAELLSTEQLEQHAKTVAASHEVDARPGPDRLLGRLQENEAVLNEGYRRVVSAVAAKRRTSPADEWLLDNYYLVEDQIRIARRHLPKDYSTELPRLTVGPLAGFPRVYDLMQELISHVDGRVTSESLVSLVAAYQTVNPLTLGELWAIPIMLRLALVENLRRVVARMTAARLYRDEANAWADRMNIAAEADPAGIVVVMADMTRAAPAMDSEFVAELARRLQERSHAMALPLLWLEERLAERNVTIDQLMQSEGQQQAADQVSIGNSVSSLRFLGAVDWRAFVELLSIVEQILRGYPLEAFGDSSDDAAYYRRIIQDLQSYSDVYEEMDFATRDQYRHAVEQVAKSSGLPEWQVALKASRLAQRCADERGVHDRSAHVGYFLIDRGLPILEKETYARRTLRQMISRFGRRYPLPLYLGAIATITATFSACALAYAYGNGASGLLLLTTAVLVLLGTSQLGVAVVNWLATLWTAPRTLPRMDFSEGVPADSRTLVAIPTMLTSPDGVHDLIESLEVRYLANRDERIHFALLTDLKDAPTETLPEDQALIDQARQEIEALNNKYKGDRSDIFFLFHRPRRWNSQERTWMGYERKRGKLGDLNAFLRGNDNSRFTVVVGDTASIGEVRYVITLDSDTQLPREAARRLIATMAHPLNRPCVDSSSGLISDGYCILQPRVSLSLASARRSWLVRIFGGQAGIDPYTGSVSDVYQDLFHEGSFIGKGIYDVDAFERFLGGRFPDNLILSHDLLEGCHARSGLVSDIELFETYPAHYGVDVSRRHRWIRGDWQILMWALPWVPKPQGGLVANPLSALSRWKILDNLRRSFVPISLVLLLSLYWLVPLGTAAFWTFFVALILLTPVLLRIFVEFLKKPTDLSWPLHARDTLRSLGLRMIQALCALTFLPDEAYYSSDAVVRTVTRLFITKRNLLQWRTSSDVERSARPHLFGLLVAMWFGPVLAGLLAGYLMRYRPGAMAAAAPVLVLWIVSPVVAWWLSRPLPSTTGRLTADDERFLAELSRKTWRFFETFVSAEDNWLPPDNFQDYPAAVIAHRTSPTNIGLALLSNLTAYDFGFIAPQEMAERTTNTFATLRRLERYEGHFFNWYDTRTLAPLLPRYVSTVDSGNLVGHLLVLREGLLQIADHDVLPLGAMHGLGATLRVLVKAIRSSSGSTSHEAGVLSRDSDRACRELGTLEAQLLNAPPNFSARMTLLRGIDECADLAELEKHPDEEVRWWSGALRRQVRSWLDDVSWLAPLASLLHPKQPSSDGALGSSFSNALQAAISPDAGPFTWRRVAALEEELAKLLTDTSVSTQNDHEKLAELKRLVGEISREAKLRMDTCEQLAEACLDLSTADFEFLYDSSRKLLAIGFNVTEYRRDASFYDLLASEARLASYVAIAQGQLPQEHWFALGRLLTGVNGEPTLLSWSGSMFEYLMPLLVMPTFADSLLDQTYKGAVARQITYGNSRHVLWGISESGYNATDAQLNYQYRAFGVPGLGFKRGLADDLVIAPYASAMALMVDPNASCANLRRLAELGIEGRYGFYEALDYTTARVGRGQPYSVVRSFMAHHQGMSFLAFAYELLKRPMQRRFESYAPFQATELLLHERVPKTIPVFPRSAENDDASRPEVVRDVLMRVLNTPNTQAPEVHLLSNGRYHVMITNAGSGYSRWRDIAITRWREDIAQDDSGTFCYLRDVTSNEVWSVTYQPTLESATSYKAIFPQSRAEFRRRDFDLDTYTEVAVSPEDDVELRRVNISNRSRHPRTIELTTYAEVVLASAESDATHPAFSNLFVQTEIVRERDAILCTRRPRSHSEHPPWMLHLMSVHGRTVGSTSFETDKAKFLGRAHNVRNPQVMTRAAPLSNSEGPVLDPIVAIRATLTIEPGETAVVDIVSGAAETRDVAIGLIEKYHDRHLADRLIDLAWTHSQVVLQQLNASEAEAQLYGRLASAVIYASSTRRANVNILAKNTRGQSGLWGHGISGDLPIILLRLSDQKKIHFVEQLVRAHAYWRFKGLVVDLVIWNEDQSGYRQELHDEIMHIIGNSTEANLVDRPGGIFVRRPELMSEEDRILLETAARIVLTDTAGTLSDQIERRGSREPTMPSLISTRVRTNAADSQPRLPHRDLIYANGLGGFTPDGREYVITTSAAQRTPAPWSNVLANAEFGTVVTESGSGYTWFENAHEFRLTPWYNDPVTDRCGEALYLRDEDSGRFWSATPLPAPGNNSYVTRHGFGYSVFETIEDGVSSELTLFVALDAPVKFYSLKLRNTSQETRRLSATCCIEWILGDLRHKSLMHVVTEIDKGTSALLARNSYNSEFPGRVAYLDISEPARSYTGDRTEFIGRNGSYANPAAMSRDRLSGKLGAGLDPCGVLQTQFVLAAGEEREIVFRLGAAANIDDARTQIQRFRGVDPAHKALQAVWQYWQRTLGAVYVETPDPGINALTNGWLLYQTLACRFWGRSGYYQSGGAFGFRDQLQDVMALVHTEPRLIREHLLRAAAHQFPQGDVQHWWHPPTGRGVRTHFSDDFLWLPLATCRYVKQIGDTGVLDERIPYIEGRALKPEEEAYYDLPSHSDQSATLYEHCVRAIENGLRFGRHGLPLMGCGDWNDGMNLVGEKGQGESVWLAFFLVNVLKEFADIARQRADQTFAEKCEAQAVELTKHIEANAWDGQWYRRAYFDNGEPLGSATNLECQIDSIPQSWAVLSGAGDLARCRQAMAAVNDRLVRRDASLIQLFQPPFDKSPLDPGYIRGYLPGVRENGGQYTHAAIWTVMAFAALGDRNRAWELLSLINPVNHGSTPPGIATYKVEPYVIAADVYAVTPHVGRGGWTWYTGSAGWMYRLITESLLGLRLDVNKLYFAPCLPAGWPSIKVYYRFHETNFEITIWNGGSGIVVDRVILDGIEQPELFLPLVDDGITHKVEIRVS; encoded by the coding sequence TTGCGAGCGGAGCTACTCAGCACCGAGCAACTGGAACAGCATGCCAAGACAGTTGCCGCATCGCACGAGGTCGACGCACGCCCTGGACCAGACCGGCTTCTCGGCAGACTGCAGGAAAACGAAGCGGTTCTCAACGAAGGGTATCGCCGCGTCGTTTCGGCCGTTGCAGCAAAGCGCCGTACGTCTCCGGCAGATGAATGGCTGCTGGACAACTATTACCTCGTTGAAGATCAGATCCGTATAGCCCGGCGCCATCTTCCCAAGGATTACAGCACTGAGCTCCCGCGACTGACCGTGGGTCCACTGGCCGGCTTTCCGCGCGTCTACGACCTGATGCAGGAACTGATCTCGCACGTCGATGGGCGGGTCACTTCGGAAAGCCTGGTTTCACTCGTCGCCGCCTATCAAACGGTCAATCCGCTGACGCTCGGCGAATTGTGGGCGATTCCTATTATGCTTCGCCTGGCGCTGGTCGAGAACTTGCGCCGGGTGGTGGCACGGATGACCGCGGCTCGACTGTACCGAGACGAGGCCAACGCCTGGGCCGATCGGATGAATATCGCGGCCGAAGCGGATCCGGCCGGAATCGTGGTTGTTATGGCCGACATGACGCGCGCGGCCCCGGCGATGGATAGCGAGTTCGTCGCCGAACTTGCGCGCCGCCTTCAGGAACGCAGCCACGCCATGGCTTTGCCATTGCTATGGCTCGAGGAGCGGCTCGCCGAGCGCAATGTCACGATTGATCAGCTGATGCAGAGCGAGGGACAGCAGCAGGCCGCCGATCAAGTGTCGATCGGCAACAGTGTCAGCAGTCTTCGCTTCTTAGGAGCCGTCGACTGGCGTGCCTTCGTCGAACTGCTGAGCATTGTCGAGCAAATACTGAGAGGTTATCCGCTGGAGGCATTTGGCGACTCGTCAGACGATGCCGCCTATTACCGCCGCATTATCCAAGACTTACAAAGTTATTCGGATGTCTACGAGGAGATGGATTTCGCGACTCGTGATCAATATCGCCACGCGGTCGAACAAGTCGCGAAGTCGAGTGGTTTGCCCGAATGGCAAGTCGCGTTGAAAGCGTCTCGATTGGCTCAACGCTGCGCGGATGAAAGAGGAGTCCACGACCGGTCGGCCCACGTCGGCTATTTCCTGATTGATCGAGGATTGCCAATACTCGAGAAGGAGACATACGCTCGCCGGACGCTAAGGCAGATGATCAGTCGGTTTGGTCGCCGATACCCGCTCCCTTTATACCTGGGCGCCATCGCGACGATCACTGCGACGTTTTCAGCCTGCGCGTTGGCCTATGCCTACGGCAATGGTGCGAGCGGACTGTTACTGTTGACGACGGCCGTGTTAGTTCTCCTCGGCACGTCGCAGTTAGGCGTGGCAGTTGTCAATTGGCTGGCAACACTGTGGACGGCGCCGCGTACGTTGCCGCGGATGGATTTCTCGGAGGGCGTCCCGGCGGATAGTCGTACGCTGGTTGCGATACCGACCATGCTGACGAGCCCCGACGGCGTGCATGATCTTATCGAATCTCTCGAAGTTCGTTATCTGGCGAATCGCGACGAGCGAATCCATTTCGCTCTGCTCACGGATTTGAAAGATGCGCCCACCGAGACACTGCCGGAAGATCAGGCATTAATCGACCAGGCTCGCCAAGAGATTGAGGCTTTAAATAACAAATACAAAGGCGATCGCAGCGACATCTTCTTCCTCTTCCATCGACCGCGCCGATGGAATTCCCAAGAGCGAACCTGGATGGGGTACGAGAGGAAACGCGGCAAGCTCGGTGACTTGAACGCCTTCCTGCGCGGTAACGATAACTCGCGATTTACCGTAGTCGTTGGCGACACCGCGTCAATAGGCGAGGTGAGATACGTCATCACTCTGGATTCCGATACTCAGTTACCTAGAGAGGCGGCGCGACGGCTCATTGCGACGATGGCGCATCCTCTTAACCGTCCGTGCGTCGACAGCAGCAGCGGACTCATTAGCGACGGGTACTGCATTCTGCAGCCGCGCGTGTCGTTAAGCCTCGCGAGTGCTCGACGATCATGGCTGGTGCGCATCTTTGGTGGCCAGGCAGGAATTGATCCTTATACCGGGAGCGTTTCGGATGTCTATCAAGATTTATTCCACGAAGGGTCGTTCATCGGCAAAGGGATCTATGACGTCGACGCCTTTGAGCGATTCCTGGGCGGACGTTTTCCTGACAATTTGATTCTCAGCCACGACTTGCTCGAGGGCTGCCATGCCCGCTCCGGCCTGGTCAGCGATATCGAGTTGTTCGAGACGTATCCCGCCCACTACGGCGTCGATGTCAGCCGACGCCATCGCTGGATTCGCGGCGATTGGCAAATTCTGATGTGGGCGTTGCCGTGGGTACCAAAGCCGCAGGGCGGCCTAGTAGCTAATCCACTTTCCGCGCTATCGCGCTGGAAAATCCTGGACAATCTTCGCCGTAGCTTTGTACCGATCTCGCTCGTGCTGCTGCTGTCGTTGTACTGGCTAGTTCCATTGGGAACGGCAGCGTTTTGGACGTTCTTTGTGGCCTTGATCTTGCTGACGCCAGTACTGCTGCGAATCTTCGTCGAATTTCTCAAGAAGCCAACCGACCTTTCCTGGCCGCTGCACGCGCGCGATACCTTGCGATCGCTGGGGCTGCGGATGATCCAGGCGCTATGTGCCTTAACATTTTTGCCGGACGAGGCCTACTACAGCAGCGATGCCGTGGTCCGGACTGTAACCCGACTATTTATCACGAAGCGCAACCTGCTGCAGTGGCGGACTTCGAGTGATGTCGAACGAAGCGCCCGTCCTCATCTGTTTGGCTTGCTTGTCGCAATGTGGTTCGGCCCAGTGCTGGCGGGGCTGCTCGCCGGGTATCTGATGCGATATCGCCCAGGCGCCATGGCGGCGGCGGCTCCCGTGCTGGTGCTGTGGATTGTGTCTCCGGTTGTAGCCTGGTGGTTGAGCCGACCGCTGCCCAGCACGACCGGACGATTGACCGCTGATGATGAGCGTTTCCTGGCCGAGTTATCGCGGAAGACCTGGCGATTCTTCGAGACGTTCGTAAGCGCCGAAGATAACTGGTTGCCGCCCGATAACTTTCAGGACTACCCGGCCGCGGTCATCGCGCATCGCACGTCTCCGACAAATATCGGCTTGGCGCTGCTGTCGAATCTGACTGCATATGATTTTGGTTTTATCGCGCCTCAGGAGATGGCGGAGCGAACCACTAACACCTTTGCGACGTTAAGGCGGCTTGAGCGATATGAAGGACACTTTTTCAACTGGTACGACACCCGCACTCTCGCCCCACTCTTGCCGCGATACGTCTCGACAGTAGACAGCGGCAATCTTGTGGGCCATCTGCTTGTTCTCCGTGAGGGACTGCTGCAGATCGCTGATCATGACGTACTCCCCCTAGGTGCGATGCACGGGTTAGGCGCTACGTTACGAGTGCTCGTTAAGGCAATACGTTCGAGTAGCGGATCGACGTCGCACGAAGCCGGCGTCTTGAGCCGTGACAGCGATCGTGCATGCCGAGAGCTTGGGACACTCGAAGCACAATTATTGAATGCACCACCCAACTTTTCGGCCCGCATGACGTTGCTTCGGGGGATTGACGAATGTGCGGATCTGGCCGAATTGGAAAAGCATCCCGACGAGGAAGTTCGCTGGTGGTCCGGTGCTTTACGGCGGCAGGTCCGTAGCTGGCTCGACGATGTAAGTTGGCTCGCGCCGCTGGCGAGCTTGCTGCATCCTAAACAACCGTCGAGCGACGGTGCTTTGGGGAGTAGCTTTTCGAATGCTTTGCAGGCGGCCATTTCCCCCGATGCAGGCCCGTTTACATGGCGTCGCGTGGCGGCGCTCGAAGAGGAGTTGGCCAAGCTGCTCACTGACACTTCGGTTTCAACGCAAAACGATCACGAGAAGCTGGCTGAGTTGAAACGCCTTGTGGGCGAGATAAGTCGCGAGGCCAAGTTGCGCATGGACACGTGCGAGCAATTGGCCGAAGCATGCCTAGACCTGAGTACCGCCGACTTCGAGTTTCTCTACGATTCGTCGCGAAAACTGCTGGCCATCGGGTTCAACGTCACTGAATACCGGCGTGATGCAAGTTTCTATGACTTACTAGCCTCGGAAGCACGCCTGGCAAGCTACGTGGCAATCGCGCAGGGTCAACTGCCGCAGGAGCATTGGTTTGCACTGGGGCGATTGCTGACCGGCGTGAATGGAGAACCGACGCTGCTCTCGTGGAGCGGGTCGATGTTCGAATATCTGATGCCGCTCTTGGTAATGCCCACGTTTGCCGACAGCCTGCTCGATCAAACGTACAAAGGGGCGGTGGCCAGACAAATTACTTACGGAAACAGTCGCCACGTCCTGTGGGGCATTTCCGAATCGGGATACAACGCCACCGACGCTCAATTGAATTACCAGTACCGCGCATTTGGGGTGCCCGGTTTGGGCTTCAAACGAGGTCTTGCGGACGACCTTGTCATCGCGCCATACGCGTCCGCGATGGCGCTGATGGTGGATCCCAATGCCTCTTGCGCGAATCTACGCCGCCTTGCCGAATTGGGGATCGAAGGGCGATATGGATTCTACGAAGCGTTGGATTATACGACCGCCCGCGTTGGGCGAGGGCAACCGTACAGCGTCGTACGATCGTTCATGGCGCATCATCAGGGCATGAGCTTCTTGGCGTTTGCCTACGAACTATTGAAGCGACCGATGCAGCGGCGATTTGAATCCTATGCGCCGTTTCAGGCGACAGAGTTGCTCTTGCACGAGCGCGTTCCCAAAACCATTCCCGTATTTCCGCGATCCGCAGAGAACGACGACGCCTCCCGACCAGAGGTTGTCCGCGATGTGCTGATGCGCGTCCTGAACACACCGAATACGCAGGCGCCTGAAGTACATCTACTTTCCAATGGGCGCTATCATGTAATGATCACGAATGCCGGCAGCGGGTACAGCCGCTGGAGGGACATCGCGATCACGCGCTGGCGCGAGGACATCGCGCAAGATGACTCAGGAACTTTCTGCTACTTGCGTGATGTCACCTCGAATGAGGTGTGGTCAGTTACGTACCAGCCAACGCTCGAGTCGGCGACATCTTACAAGGCGATATTTCCCCAGTCGCGTGCCGAGTTCCGACGCCGCGACTTCGATCTGGACACGTACACTGAAGTGGCGGTATCCCCCGAGGACGACGTCGAGCTGCGCCGCGTCAATATTTCCAATCGTTCGCGACATCCGCGGACCATTGAACTGACGACCTATGCGGAAGTGGTTTTGGCCTCGGCGGAGTCTGATGCGACGCATCCGGCGTTCAGTAATTTATTTGTGCAAACCGAGATCGTACGCGAGCGCGACGCCATCCTTTGCACTCGCCGCCCTCGTTCGCACAGCGAACATCCCCCCTGGATGCTTCATCTGATGTCGGTTCACGGTCGGACGGTGGGCTCGACGTCGTTTGAAACCGACAAAGCCAAGTTTCTGGGCCGCGCTCACAACGTGCGCAATCCGCAGGTGATGACACGGGCGGCCCCGCTTTCGAACAGTGAGGGCCCCGTTCTCGATCCCATCGTGGCGATTCGAGCCACTCTGACGATTGAGCCCGGTGAAACCGCCGTGGTCGACATTGTCAGTGGCGCCGCCGAAACTCGCGACGTAGCAATCGGTTTGATCGAGAAATATCACGATCGCCATTTGGCCGACCGGCTCATCGATTTGGCGTGGACGCACAGTCAAGTCGTTCTGCAGCAACTAAATGCGAGCGAGGCCGAGGCTCAACTCTATGGGCGCCTGGCAAGCGCTGTCATTTATGCCAGCAGCACCCGGCGCGCGAACGTAAACATACTCGCCAAGAATACGCGGGGCCAATCTGGTCTATGGGGACATGGCATTTCGGGCGATCTGCCGATTATTTTGTTACGGCTCAGTGATCAGAAGAAGATTCATTTCGTCGAGCAGCTCGTCCGTGCCCATGCCTACTGGCGCTTCAAAGGGTTAGTCGTCGATCTGGTCATTTGGAATGAAGACCAGTCGGGCTACCGCCAAGAATTGCACGATGAGATCATGCACATCATCGGCAATAGCACGGAAGCCAATCTCGTCGATCGCCCTGGCGGGATTTTCGTTCGACGGCCCGAGCTGATGTCCGAGGAAGATCGGATTCTGCTCGAGACCGCGGCGCGCATCGTACTGACCGACACGGCCGGGACGCTGTCAGATCAAATCGAACGGCGCGGCAGCCGTGAACCGACGATGCCGTCGCTGATTTCGACACGAGTGCGGACAAATGCCGCTGATTCGCAGCCACGCCTGCCGCATCGCGATCTGATTTACGCGAACGGATTGGGGGGATTTACTCCCGATGGTCGGGAATACGTTATCACGACCAGCGCCGCGCAACGCACGCCGGCCCCATGGTCGAACGTCTTAGCGAATGCCGAGTTCGGCACGGTCGTGACCGAAAGCGGAAGCGGATATACCTGGTTCGAAAACGCGCATGAATTTCGACTTACCCCCTGGTACAACGATCCGGTGACCGATCGCTGCGGCGAGGCGCTTTATCTCCGCGACGAGGACAGCGGTCGGTTCTGGTCGGCGACGCCACTGCCTGCGCCGGGCAACAATAGCTATGTGACGCGACACGGTTTTGGTTACAGTGTCTTTGAGACGATCGAAGACGGTGTTTCGTCCGAGTTGACTTTGTTCGTCGCGCTGGATGCGCCGGTAAAGTTCTATTCGCTCAAGCTGCGCAATACGTCGCAGGAGACACGTCGGCTATCGGCGACTTGTTGCATCGAGTGGATCTTGGGCGACCTGCGTCACAAATCGCTGATGCACGTGGTGACTGAAATCGACAAGGGCACGAGCGCTTTGCTGGCCCGAAATTCCTACAATTCGGAGTTTCCCGGACGGGTTGCTTATCTCGATATCAGTGAGCCGGCGCGATCGTATACCGGCGATCGCACTGAGTTCATCGGGCGGAACGGCTCCTACGCTAACCCCGCGGCTATGAGCCGCGACCGTCTTTCCGGAAAACTCGGCGCCGGGCTTGATCCGTGCGGAGTGTTGCAAACGCAGTTCGTACTCGCGGCAGGTGAAGAGCGCGAAATCGTCTTCCGCCTAGGCGCCGCGGCAAACATCGACGACGCACGCACGCAGATCCAGCGATTCCGGGGAGTTGATCCGGCACACAAGGCGCTGCAAGCGGTATGGCAGTACTGGCAACGCACGTTGGGGGCAGTCTACGTAGAAACACCCGATCCCGGAATTAACGCTCTTACCAATGGTTGGCTGCTCTATCAGACCTTGGCCTGTCGCTTTTGGGGACGAAGTGGTTACTACCAATCGGGCGGTGCGTTTGGATTTCGCGATCAACTGCAAGACGTTATGGCTTTGGTCCATACCGAGCCACGACTGATTCGCGAGCATCTACTGCGCGCCGCGGCACACCAGTTTCCTCAAGGTGACGTTCAGCACTGGTGGCACCCACCAACGGGACGTGGTGTCCGGACGCATTTTTCCGACGACTTTCTCTGGTTGCCCTTGGCGACCTGCCGTTACGTAAAGCAAATCGGTGACACCGGCGTTCTCGACGAACGTATTCCATACATTGAAGGTCGAGCGCTCAAGCCCGAGGAGGAAGCGTACTACGACTTGCCAAGCCATTCCGACCAGTCGGCCACGCTCTACGAACATTGCGTCCGGGCGATTGAGAATGGCCTGCGCTTCGGCCGACACGGATTACCCTTGATGGGCTGCGGCGACTGGAACGACGGAATGAATCTGGTCGGCGAAAAAGGGCAGGGCGAAAGTGTCTGGCTGGCATTCTTCCTGGTCAATGTTTTGAAGGAATTCGCTGACATTGCTCGCCAGCGCGCCGATCAGACATTTGCGGAAAAGTGCGAGGCGCAGGCGGTCGAGTTGACGAAACACATCGAAGCCAACGCCTGGGACGGCCAATGGTATCGACGGGCCTATTTCGATAACGGCGAGCCGCTGGGCTCAGCGACCAACCTGGAATGCCAGATTGATTCGATCCCTCAGAGTTGGGCCGTTCTGTCTGGCGCCGGGGATTTGGCGAGGTGTCGTCAAGCGATGGCCGCGGTCAACGACCGGCTGGTGCGGCGTGACGCGTCGTTGATTCAGTTGTTCCAACCCCCGTTCGATAAGTCACCGCTGGATCCTGGCTATATCAGGGGCTATCTGCCAGGCGTCCGTGAGAACGGCGGCCAGTACACCCATGCCGCGATCTGGACCGTGATGGCGTTTGCAGCCTTGGGGGATCGCAACCGGGCGTGGGAATTGCTGTCGTTAATCAATCCCGTTAACCACGGTTCCACGCCGCCGGGAATCGCTACCTACAAAGTCGAGCCCTACGTAATTGCGGCGGACGTGTATGCAGTTACTCCCCATGTGGGGCGAGGTGGATGGACCTGGTACACCGGTTCAGCCGGCTGGATGTATCGCCTGATCACCGAATCACTGCTGGGTTTGCGATTGGACGTAAACAAGTTGTATTTCGCGCCCTGTCTGCCGGCCGGCTGGCCTTCGATCAAAGTTTATTACCGCTTCCATGAAACGAACTTTGAAATCACGATCTGGAACGGCGGCAGCGGGATCGTCGTCGACCGCGTCATTCTCGATGGGATCGAACAACCGGAACTCTTTTTGCCGCTCGTCGACGATGGAATAACTCACAAAGTGGAAATTCGCGTCAGCTAA
- a CDS encoding response regulator — protein sequence MSRFMDVSLQIAIADDDRSSRAILRQILQKLGHTIVAEVDSGWSLVEQCAVTNPDVVITDNRMADISGLDAAAEICRHRQLPIILVSAFCDPDLVRIAEQKHVSMYLVKPIHEAHVAAALSRCIAQRDASGFLEEPGAVILQSSEVADSRSRLVPRDR from the coding sequence TTGAGCCGTTTTATGGACGTCAGCTTGCAAATCGCGATCGCCGATGATGACCGCTCTAGCCGAGCAATTCTCCGGCAAATCCTGCAAAAGCTGGGGCATACCATCGTGGCTGAGGTCGACAGCGGCTGGTCGCTCGTCGAGCAGTGCGCAGTCACCAACCCCGACGTCGTGATCACGGATAACCGGATGGCGGATATAAGCGGACTCGACGCTGCGGCCGAGATCTGCCGTCACAGGCAGCTTCCGATCATTTTAGTTTCCGCGTTTTGCGACCCGGATTTGGTGCGCATTGCTGAGCAAAAGCACGTTTCCATGTACTTGGTGAAACCCATTCACGAAGCGCACGTTGCCGCGGCCTTGTCTCGCTGCATTGCTCAGCGAGATGCTAGCGGCTTTTTGGAGGAGCCCGGCGCAGTCATCCTGCAATCGTCTGAAGTGGCCGACAGTCGCTCAAGGTTAGTGCCTCGCGACCGCTGA